A region from the Acidobacteriota bacterium genome encodes:
- a CDS encoding antitoxin: MRTTVTIDSDVLAVARALAERNGTSLGRALSELARRGFRSTHAAKEQGQGAVFAVEPGADAITSEDVYRSLSDWP, encoded by the coding sequence ATGCGGACTACCGTGACTATCGACAGCGACGTACTGGCGGTTGCGCGAGCGCTGGCGGAGCGTAACGGGACCAGCCTCGGCCGGGCCTTGTCGGAGTTGGCGCGGCGCGGTTTCAGGAGTACTCACGCTGCCAAGGAACAGGGGCAAGGTGCGGTTTTTGCCGTTGAGCCCGGCGCCGACGCCATCACCAGCGAGGACGTCTACCGG